Genomic segment of Hydractinia symbiolongicarpus strain clone_291-10 chromosome 5, HSymV2.1, whole genome shotgun sequence:
TCATTTCCTGCTTGTTTTCGTCTGCTCTCATACGTGATTATCTTGTTTCTATAGGCTTGTTGATAATTTTTGTGTGATATTTTTATGTTCTGTGTGTTcacttaaaaatgataaattttccgTGTGGTGTATGTGGAAAGTCTGTTAATTCAAATCATAAGGCTATTCAGTGTGATATTTGTAAATTCTGGATTCATATTAAATGCAATGGTCTCAATGCTGATGATTATATATCTCTCCAAAACTCTGATGAACTTTGGTTCTGTtgtaaatgtatcaacaaaattcTCCCCTTTGGCTCAACAACTCCCCCCTTAGTTTATGACAAGAGTCTTTCCTCTATGGAAATGAAAAGGTTTCTCTCCCAGCTCAACTCTATTGAAATCAACGAGGTCCCCCATCCTGAAACCATGGGTGGTGTCAACTGCAAATATTACGATCCAATTGAATTCTCTGCCCTTCAAGTTAATTCTGATAAATTCTCCCTTTTTCATATGAATATCGCCTCTCTGTCTAAACATATTGATGAACTAAAGATTCTGTTAGGTCAACTTGGGCATGACTTCAGTGTTATTGGTATCACTGAGACCAAATTCCAGACTAAAATCCCACCTATTAACTGCGATCTATCGGGTTATTCCTTCACGCACACACCTACTGAAGGTGAAAAGGGTGGTGCTCTTTTGTACATCCCTAATCACTTGCAATTTATTGAACGTCCCGACCTGGATACTCTTGCATATAAAAGCAAGGAGCTTGAAtctaaattcattgaaattatacgggccaaagaTAGAAACATGATTGTTGGATGCATCTACAGACATCCCTCGATGTCTGTTGATGAGTTCaacaatcattttttattgcctCTTCTTGAGAAAGCGTCTTCAGATAACAAGTCTATCTTCCTCCTTGGAGACTTTAATATTGACCTTCTAAAGTCTGAAACAGTCAAAGAAGTGTCCGATTACATCGATATTACTTCGCAATTTAACTTACTCCCGCATATAATTCTTCCCACAAGAGTTACTGAAGTTTCTAGCACGATTattgataatatttattttagttcagCCAAGTGGGACACTGTGTCTGGTAATATTATAAGTTCAATATCTGACCATTTCCCTCAGTTCTTAGTCTTAAAAAACTTGTCTGCAATCAATCCTTTGCACACCTCTGATGATATATTTGTTCATGATTGGAAGAAATTTCATCACAATGACTTTCTCACCgaacttcacaataaaaattgggATGATATCCTACAATTGAATGTAGATGATCCCAACTTATCgtttaacaatttttacaatTGTATCAACAGTCTATTGGTCAATCATGCTcctctaaaaaaaacatgcaacaaaaaaagaaaaaaaaaatccaatcctTGGATTACTAATGGTATCCTTACCTCAATAATCAAAAGAGACCATCTGCATAAATGCTTTTTAAGAGAGAAAGATCCACTTTTAAAGTCTTCCTTGCTagagagttttaaaaagtaccGCAACAAAATTGTATCTCTATGTAGAATGAGTAAGAGTAATTTCCtcaataaatattttagcaataaccaaaaaaatattggcaaTATTTGGAAAggggttaaaaatattatttctgttcGTTCTTCTGTTTCTGCTTCTCCCACCTGTATGAACATTAATAACTCTGTTGTAACTGATCCAGTGACAATTGCTAATTCTTTTAATGATTACTTTGCTTCAATTGCAGATAACATCAGAATGAATATCCCGTTCACTCGAAAACATTTCTcctcttttctaaaaaattctacTTCTAATTCGATGTTTCTTTCACCAACTGATGATTTAGAAGTTCTGCATTGCATTTCTTCCCTTGACCCTGGTAAATCTTCTGGGCCATTCAGTATTCCTGCCCATATTTTAACTCTTGTTAAATCTGAATTATCTATACCACTTTCAAAACTTATTAATTTGTCTTTCACAACTGGTATTTTACCTACAAACCTAAAAACTGCCAAGACCATccctatttataaaaaaggGTCCAAATTAGAATTAACAAATTACCGACCTATATCCTTACTctcaaatattgataaaatatatgaaaaaatcatATACAAACGAGTGTATGGTTTTCTCGAAGCAAACAACGCCCTCTACAAGCATCAATTTGGCTTTAGGAA
This window contains:
- the LOC130646043 gene encoding uncharacterized protein LOC130646043, producing the protein MINFPCGVCGKSVNSNHKAIQCDICKFWIHIKCNGLNADDYISLQNSDELWFCCKCINKILPFGSTTPPLVYDKSLSSMEMKRFLSQLNSIEINEVPHPETMGGVNCKYYDPIEFSALQVNSDKFSLFHMNIASLSKHIDELKILLGQLGHDFSVIGITETKFQTKIPPINCDLSGYSFTHTPTEGEKGGALLYIPNHLQFIERPDLDTLAYKSKELESKFIEIIRAKDRNMIVGCIYRHPSMSVDEFNNHFLLPLLEKASSDNKSIFLLGDFNIDLLKSETVKEVSDYIDITSQFNLLPHIILPTRVTEVSSTIIDNIYFSSAKWDTVSGNIISSISDHFPQFLVLKNLSAINPLHTSDDIFVHDWKKFHHNDFLTELHNKNWDDILQLNVDDPNLSFNNFYNCINSLLVNHAPLKKTCNKKRKKKSNPWITNGILTSIIKRDHLHKCFLREKDPLLKSSLLESFKKYRNKIVSLCRMSKSNFLNKYFSNNQKNIGNIWKGVKNIISVRSSVSASPTCMNINNSVVTDPVTIANSFNDYFASIADNIRMNIPFTRKHFSSFLKNSTSNSMFLSPTDDLEVLHCISSLDPGKSSGPFSIPAHILTLVKSELSIPLSKLINLSFTTGILPTNLKTAKTIPIYKKGSKLELTNYRPISLLSNIDKIYEKIIYKRVYGFLEANNALYKHQFGFRKNYSTSQTLLNISQKIMDALDKGNYACGVFIDLQKAFDTVDHEILLKKLFHYGIRGTPLSLFKSYLTGRQQFVSINGNISTSNLIRHGVPQGSVLGPLLFLIYINDLHCSINFSLVHHFADDTNLLNFSKSLKQLAKQMNFDLKLLCHWLNANKISLNASKTEYIVFKHTRKPLNYDFRLFINGKRLIPSNCIKYLGVLLDSDLSWKSQINDTVAKLKRANGALAKLRHFVPLNVLILVYYAIFHSHLLMSFESRRASSSHLYGNLELLKFSDIVKCHNILFLHKLFHEKLPASILNTFAVDFTHAQGTRAEKIGLINLPTFNTISFELSGPPVKNCAINYCKHTHKNIDFAYNYKVIWTAEKKGNPKKAHLRRNYGASGKLYRSIFKIYMVTHIVIKYTSIMFILNLVPSACCLFSIVGTARRTLSPSQCQKRYKLSLGRGWFILSYTLHRS